From the genome of Acipenser ruthenus chromosome 14, fAciRut3.2 maternal haplotype, whole genome shotgun sequence, one region includes:
- the LOC117419391 gene encoding fez family zinc finger protein 1-like, with the protein MDSVLCHTTPSIFGSSSVREHLSAGYNMISTSKPLAFSIERIMARTPEPKSMPLLNLFQTPTTKTDPKQALHVNSTTLPCMIPFVPLAYEAAHTFSITGSEPRKYHLDTSSYNSNDLLSIGLNYKTELSSVTPPIGQYKLFRPRVVNQSSFQTMGTLCYLNCGDSPCPPPASILNVHPVASYLLNSPLNPHQKTFLSEKSKLIPSVEQYQSGVAFKDLSQSQLQHYMKESAQILSEKLFKNASKLSNGSPNIKPKVFTCDVCGKVFNAHYNLTRHMPVHTGARPFVCKVCGKGFRQASTLCRHKIIHTQEKPHKCNQCGKAFNRSSTLNTHTRIHAGYKPFICEFCGKGFHQKGNYKNHKLTHSGEKQFKCSICNKAFHQVYNLTFHMHTHNDKKPFTCPTCGKGFCRNFDLKKHIRKLHDSCSGAQSISTDNLNEQHQSQ; encoded by the exons ATGGACAGTGTTCTCTGCCATACGACACCGTCAATCTTTGGTTCATCTTCAGTGCGAGAACATTTATCAGCTGGATACAACATGATCAGCACTTCGAAACCTCTTGCTTTCTCTATTGAAAGGATTATGGCAAGGACACCAGAACCGAAGTCGATGCCACTTCTGAACTTATTTCAGACACCCACGACCAAGACAGACCCAAAGCAAGCTCTTCATGTGAACTCCACCACACTTCCTTGCATGATACCGTTTGTTCCATTGGCATATGAAGCTGCTCACACATTTAGCATCACTGGATCAGAACCAAGAAAGTACCATTTAGATACGTCGTCTTATAATTCCAACGATTTGTTAAGTATTGGCTTAAATTATAAAACTGAATTGTCAAGTGTAACCCCCCCGATTGGACAATATAAACTTTTTAGACCACGGGTGGTAAACCAGTCTTCGTTTCAGACCATGGGAACTTTGTGCTATCTTAATTGTGGAGACAGCCCATGCCCCCCTCCTGCAAGTATTCTTAACGTCCATCCAGTGGCTTCCTATCTCCTGAACTCCCCACTTAACCCACATCAGAAAACATTTCTTTCGGAGAAAAGCAAACTTATTCCTTCAGTGGAACAATACCAGTCTGGGGTTGCCTTTAAAGACTTGTCTCAATCCCAACTCCAGCACTATATGAAAGAGAGTGCACAGATTCTGTctgaaaaactgtttaaaaacgcCTCCAAACTTAGCAACGGATCCCCAAATATTAAACCCAAAGTGTTTACTTGTGACGTTTGTGGAAAG GTATTTAATGCACATTACAATTTAACCCGTCATATGCCAGTACACACCGGAGCCAGACCGTTTGTTTGTAAAGTCTGTGGGAAAGGCTTCCGACAGGCAAGCACTCTCTGTAGACACAAGATAATCCATACACAG GAAAAACCCCACAAGTGTAACCAGTGTGGGAAAGCGTTTAACCGGAGCTCAACTCTGAACACTCACACAAGAATCCATGCGGGATATAAACCATTTATATGTGAATTCTGCGGAAAAGGATTTCATCAAAAAG GCAACTACAAAAACCACAAACTGACACACAGCGGGGAAAAGCAGTTCAAGTGCAGTATCTGTAACAAGGCTTTCCATCAAGTTTACAACCTGACTTTCCATATGCACACCCACAACGACAAAAAACCCTTCACCTGTCCAACCTGTGGGAAAGGATTCTGTCGGAACTTTGATTTAAAGAAACACATCAGGAAGCTGCATGACAGTTGCTCTGGAGCTCAGTCCATTTCTACCGACAATTTGAATGAACAGCACCAAAGTCAATAA